DNA from Danaus plexippus chromosome 6, MEX_DaPlex, whole genome shotgun sequence:
CACTAATATAAACCTCAAACCAttctactaaaattattaaaaagcaaaCTATAAAAAACAGTATTTATGAAACAGTACTCTGTGTCATTGTAATCCATTGTCATCATCATTTTATAACACTCATTCTTTTGTCTACTTCCTAATTCCTGTCGTCaatgaaaattcttaaaattacattacctCTTGAACCATGTTtcaggtaatattttttagtaatatcTTACATCTATTCCATTTAGTGATAACTAGAGTtctctaaaaataattacaggcGTATTGAAATGTTCCTCTGAAAAAAAGTCGTTCAAATTATGAGTGTTCATGAAAAGCTAAACCTTAATTTTCGTGAGAATCAATCAGAAACCGCTGCGGTCTTAAGTCTGATGAGTTACGAGGACGAAAGGTCGCAGAAATCAGATTTCAAGAGTCCCGCCGTGCTGCAGACAGCAGAATTCTTTAATTCCTTCAACTGTCATAAAAAGTACTgacatttgttatataacgtTAAAATCCCTAACGCTAATTTAGTATTTGTAATATCAGAACTAAGAGGTATCATAAAAATCGATGAAAGAAATTGATTCATTTGAAAAGATTTTGCCATGCCGTTGCcatgtatttgtaattttttttttaacacaatcGGAATTTTgtaggatatatatatatatatagtttgatattatttcaGACATAATTCTGAGCATAAATCTGTCCGTCTCTAAAGTGGTTCCTCCGTTTTTTTTAGGGTTGAAAGAAGTCGTCAGTTTAACCCTTTACTTGGCAAgaactaaaaatatgaaaaaaaaggaaattattgataaattttgtttaatttatgaatggacaacttgagaaaaataaaaataaaaatctaggtATCCTAGGTTTCGAGAAAACTTAAGTACATCACAATGTACACTGCcaattttacagaaatattataaataaattgtttgtacaTTTTGGTGTACACTACCAAGGACATAATGAATTACATTATTcaggttattataaatttatttcaaaaaaaggaggaaatatttaaattattctttattattttaggtgaAAATTACGAAAGcaattacgttttatttttcccacaacaaaacacaaatgtacgttacattttatacagtaGACAGATGTTCTTCCACTCTTACAATATTTGCAACGCATTGTTTCATTACCTGCTTCTGGAAGATGACCTGTGTTATCAAATCTGACGCTATCAGTTGGTCGGACTGAGACTGGTTTATGGATTTTCAGATTCTCGCCTATATCGTCTGTAACGTTTTGGTTTGTTCCTATTCTATTAGACTTAGACAACCCATCAAACAATTCAAATCTGAAATCTTTCAATGAAGTCTTCTTCCCATCTCTTCTATGTAGGAGCCAAGCgttatttatacacatatcaACAAGTTGTGAAAATATTCCCAAGTACCAACGGTGACTTTTGAAGGGAGTTCTATATAACGATATCAACATATCTGCTAAATCGACCCCTCCCATATGTTTGTTGTAATGTTTGACCACTTGAGGACATTCTACATCTACTTTCTTTTTCTCATCCTTATCGTATCGTTTGATTGTTTCTAAGGGGTACGAGTCTATGTAGGTGCTAATAAGTGTAACCACTTTATTGTCGTTCCACTTTACGACTGCCAACTTATTCTTATTGCAAACCACCTGGGCGCTAGAACCGCgtttcttcttttttaattgtttgtcaGTTGGCAATAACTCTTGACAGCCTCTGAGACGATTAGTCCTTATTGTTCCTAGACTAAGGATCCCGTATTCTTCCCGCAGAATATATGTTAGTTCAGGCGacataaaaaagttatcaGCATACACAATGGCCGGCTTTTTCTTTATAGTTTGACACAATGCAAGCACTACCATACCTCCTAAACCAATTGTAGCTTCTTTCTCTGAAAAAGTCAGTCCACGAAAGGTATCGTCGCCACCATACAGAATAAAATCGTAGATGATACCCGAAACACCCGCACGGACAAAATTCTTAAACCCCCATTTCTTaggtttcatttttatgtactGCTTTCGTTTACCTGCTTTACGACCTTTATAAGGTATCATCATCTCGTCAATGGAATATTTTCCTTCTTCTTCaattttcagaaaatttttGCGTATTTTCTCCATTAGGGGGCGAATCTTGAAATAACGGTCTGAATCTTGCAAAGTATTATcaacaaaatgaatatatcGACGTATTTGTTGATACTTTTTGAGAGGCATAAGATCAGCAATGAGAGGGTATCTTGTTTTTCTTGCCCAATAGTCAGTATAAGCTGGCATCTGTACTATACCCATCATGATTTGAATGGCCAGGAAGCTTTTAATCTCATCTTCTGTCAGCTGAATAGATCGACCTAGTTGTTCAActgcatataaatttgtattataaacaatgtcaGTAATTAAGTCAggagaaaaaaagaaataaaaataatccagTACTGTCTCTATTTGTGTTTGATGGAGATTGTATAAGTTTTCTTCAAGAGATACATTGTGACGAAATACTTCTAGTGGTGAAAGGGCTTCTAGTGATGATGCTATTGAAGGTGGATCAGAGGTATCTGGTGAAGGCGGTATATAAGCATTTGCTTCCTCATCAGATGTGGAACTATCGTCAGAGCATGCGTTTTGAGCGGGTACCAAAGCCAAGATCTTATGGGCGCGAGTTAGTTGTAAGTTCTGCAGgcggaaaaagaaaaaaaaaagttcaaagcAAACAGTTTTTATGagaaggtaaaaaaataaataaacaaaaactgcCGATtcgttgaaaaacaaaaactgtgTAAACTTAGCAATGTACAGCGTGGTTACCATAGttcatttttagtattttagtgCGTTATTGGCAACGTGCAGTGCAGTGTACATACATTTGTTTCAACCAAAGTCGGCCATAAAAATTGACACAGTAACGCATAAAACCACTTTTTGAGTAATACATAGTTTTTAGATCAAATAACAcaccattttttattagtttttgagctaaaaagtaatttataacgcAAAAACTTACCCGGGTCCCGCCAACACTTTGTTGTTTCGAAGCCATTTTGAATTTGACATGTGTTGTTCAGTGTTGCaacaacgaaaatatttttctactaattctaaattatttagtaatatttttaataaaaacaaaacaaaaaagtattattatttaaccagtaaattttttttgaaatgtatgtaCAGTCTAATGTACCTTACCAAGTTAAGGgttaacagtttttttccCAGCAAACATTGCAATTTGACACTCATGTCatgtaaagtaattaaatcgTCATAATAGGCCTTTCAATGTATTGAATTCAGACAGGTCTGGCTTTAAACGTGGTCAAAGGATGCTGAACATCCGGACTCACCGTCGTAGGGGCGCTTGACACTCACAGCCGTTAGGAgacgtttatttaaaagtatcaatttaatttatagctataacaattttaaattgagacatgttataatttagaaGATTTTCAACATATGATGCTGAAATGAGATACTTTTTGCCAggcacaataaaaaatttaaatactataaaattttaagctaggtttaatgtaaacatatatatatacatatatttaagtatatatataaggagaCCACAGGAAAACGAATAATCCGCtttctttatactttttttctgTAGacgtattttgatttatatatacaaaagtttaTATGGATGGATATAaacttttctatataaaaatcaaaatacgtTTGTGGGTGTTTGTGGGATCATACTTCAGCGGATgtaaatctgaaaaaaatgtaCGCTACTTTTAAGCAACTAGGTTCAAATTATAGGTATTctgatttacaataataaggTTAGTGTAACAAAAGCAGTTTATATGAAGTCACGTGATCTAACTACATACGGGACGTTcctagtttttcattcataaatcatatatagGCTATAAACCTTTTCATGAATGAAACTTTTTCACAGTCGTTAAGACGAAATAGCAAAAACTGGAACTAGGGAATATAAGTCCGTTACACACTAAAAATTATACTCTGAGCTTTATTAAATGTGATAACTAAGGTGCATTAACCAAATCGTTCATAAGGCACTgacttaaagatatatatttttattttgaaattactcTTCAATATGAAAACGTTTTGCAGAATTAAGAAAAGATGCAAAATACAATCAAAAAACAACAGTCGTTAAAGAGACCtcataattctttaaattgcaacgcatttcatatttttaaataatatttaaattaattcatgaaTGTCcgatgaaaaacatttttttttataaaatgtttattttaaaaggtgGCAGTGTCGGTTAGTCCACGATCATTTAATTGTgcaattaaatcaaattttctCATAAAAGCTACATAATCAAAAgctaactttttattaaatcatatatttttaatatcggtactttttttataaattccttttcaaaattaagatataGATGATGAAAACTGTTTCCACTTTacatctttaaattaataaacgccatctacaaacttttatattacgtaCCCTCCGTAGTTGAATAACTAGTACATTCTATGCTTTCAAATGTTGTCACTAGATGGCGgttatcttaaatattgtcattttagggcgaaatataatattttgttttttaatttacgttaGTCATAGTTACACAAATCATagtctcttttatttatatgtaaagattttattcGATTCTTtactgataatattaatacagttaaagtttggaaaaaatatttatttttactacttACGTTTTGGAAttgtttattaagtaaatccaaaaaaaaaacagcttcaaaatcattataaatatttatatttctaaaaatgctAGCAGacctctttttataaaaatttattttttttactttgcgtttcgtaatataaatagtataataaatattaatctaaaGTAAATAGTCCATAgaagtacatacatatatactggACTGTATTATACTCTCACTGCTCCGTCCcgtatatataagtaagtaaTACTATACAAGTAATTTGCACAAATGCTCTTACCTGTATACCTGTATTGAACTAGAGATAAGTTTTTTGTGAATGCATCGACCTAAAGTTATCTGGTACTGAGAACGGGTTATTTAAAACTCCGAAATATTGCACGAGCAACAGAGAGGTCCGAGGAAAGAATTGCAGATAATTTGCAGCCGAGGAAAAAATTGACATACGTTTTCTATATGATAAGAATAATTAGGTAGTACTGTACGCAGAAATTGATGAGTtagttgatatatatatggaataaaGATTCAAATACTTTGTATTcttcgtattattttttatagaataagataaatactttataatgtgACAGCGTGTTCTGTATGAAATCTAGTAAAGGGactaatactaaaaaaaaattaataaagtaaaagttaaatatactttattatactaAGGCTGCTTTCaagatgaataattaaaacaatacagaCAGTGAGAAAGCTTGGCTTAGAGAATTTTTAACTTGAGGCATTTCCcagtatataaatgtttttatcctTTTCTTAATAGATACCAGTGCCGGATTAAGCAAGCGTAGGGCCCATAGTAAATTCTTACAAAGAGCCCTTGATCTACGATAGGTTCTTAAGAATAAAGTGGTAAAAAATTCTACAAGTTTATACAAGCAACTTTTTGTAGAACTTGTGCGTTTACCCTATGAAATTCGGTGATTTATTTATGCCAAGGAGATTTATTTTACCTACGTAAAACtaaatggttttaataaaCCATTACACAACAATAAGGGGAGATAGATGATACGGAGAATTTGTTTAGGTTTgcccttttaaataattgtttatgatatgtatcagaaataaaaaaatcgaaataCATAATGAACAGTCCATTAACAAATTCCAAATGTAATACATacgaagaaataaaaattatataaaaaatatatgtgagagTTAAACTGAAAGGTTTAAGTTCATATATGATCCACTGAGCATACCAAGGATCCTTGCTTGCTGtgattaatttatagttttaaatttcaatttgccAAGACGACTTCATAGtcggtaaattttaattgttctcCACCAAGGGGTATATAATAAGCACCGTGCGAGGGGTGTACTTTTCCTGGTGTGAGTGAGTTGAGGTGATTTAATCGGCccatatataaagttttccCACTCTTAGTCATACCTGCTTTAAGAGCATTAGCTGGCACAGAACCACCTCGAGCGGGTACCCATTGGTTAGTACTCTTAACGAGCACCAAAAAATAAGTTTCAGGAAATGAGGCCTCACATGCAAAAAGGTCATgacatttcaatttaactttgtttgtaattctaagaaaatgtaatattatgtgaagaaaaaatttaaattttgaacaaCTTAGAGCATATTCAACGTCAATTTAAACACATATTACAGACCAGATTAATCGAAAACATTACCTCTTACCTCGTATTCGTTCTTGGAGATCTCCTTAACACTCTAAGGAACGGAAGTTCCTTTATGGGAGGATACAAGTTTTCCGGGAACGAGGTTTCCCTCATGTTCAGCTCTGGCCACGTATATAGGTTCCCCAGTAACATCGTGACCAGCTACGAGAGCATTTGCCGGCGCGTTACCATTCGAAGCTTTAACCCACGACATgacacctttttttttttgatgacgcagggaaactctttttacgagccgtctcaccagccttggtggggccggagaggatgtgtgagactcgacctgggcaggtctctactcactaaaaccactgcgaaagccatcggccgctacgttggtgcaccccggatctgtcagcgacagggcacaccagcgacgaCATGACACCTGCCATAGGATCtaattgctatatatatattaatatcgtgATAAAGAATTCATACAAAAGCATTAggtaatgatatatttaaaactgtgtTACTTAAGCGTAGAAGCGGCATAACTTTGTAGTACATCAATGTTATTTAGTACCAAATGCTGATACTGACCTGGGAAGAGGGATTAACATATATCCAGTCTGAAGTCAATCGTTGACTAAGAcacaactttaaataataattaattataagtattaattctaacttgaatattgtttttgaaagTTAAACAGATTTTTCTCGCATCCTTCGCTGATAACAAATGTAACTACCgcttatatatacaaaaagattCTTCAActctaaaacattttataaagagacttaacgatatttttattaatcattaaaataattacctaatttaactttgaacattctttttaaatatatcagttatgattatattactccttcgtttattgaaatatttttattgaataaaagtataaaaatggtaaaaaGTTGCTATCGGCACTTTACATATTGTTCCAACTTCATCAGCAATATATACCTTGACATCTATTTCCTTCACTCGTTTCCAAACGTTCGGACTTCTCACTGATTCATTCTAGTTGCTTTTAAAGCATATCATGGgaaaaaacataatacaaaaactaCACTAATCTAGGTTTCAAAGCTAAATTTCCAAATTTCTTTCACTATATCATATACTCAAATTACTATATGCAAGCAGATAGTGGCCTCTCacaacacaataaaaaaaagtgagattatattatcaaagtgATTCTGGTAACCCAAATGGAAAGAATTCTTGGACAAaatggaattaaataataagttcaaCATCGAGAAACTTACTACATAATTGGAAGAGAGAATTCTGGCATATGGAAGTTAAATGCGAAGACAGTGTGAGAATCTATGGTGTTGCAACAAGCCAACTAGAAACAACTCTATTGAAGCTATAATGAACATTAGGTCCAAGACCAAGCTGATATTGCTTCCGAATACTCAAAATTAACTACAACGACTAAAGGAGTATGGGAAATTTTACATCAGGCTTTTCATGACAGCGGCCTACTCAAGGATCTGACACACACGACACTAGAATTGTACAATAGTGTTGAAAAGTATGTCAGCGAGATTATGAACATGACGAAGTCAGTGAGATTGTAAGGGGCTTTAGCTCTGCATCAAAATTAGTGCAGACTCAGACAAGTCAATGCTCATACAAGTCAATACACTATCATATACACTATACAAGATTAAGGAAAGCAACGATAAcgctaacaataaataatcattcaaGTCTATATTCAACAGAAACTCCCAAGATGTTATGGTTGTAATAAGTAGGGTCACTATGCTAATTTTTGTAAGCTCAAATTATGTAGCTGCATCCTCAACAATAGTTTGAATATACTCCTATGCGTCCTTCATACATAAGACAAGCAGAGACAATTGATTATACAATATCATTGAGCCTACAGTAAAGATTGTAAATGGACTGATCTACAGAATGCTGAAGAAGCCCCGTCATCACGATGGAAAACAGTCATGGATGGAGAATACTACTGTGTCTCCCTGTCTACCACCGAGGTGGAGTAGGTGATGTCTTCGGCGGTACTGGAGGCTCTGTGGCTGAAGCAATTTTATGACGAGTGAAGTCATCAGATGAACCCGCTCCATTTCTCTCCGCAATGGTACGCTTAGGGTGACGCTCACAAGAACTCCTTTCGAGGTAATCTGCATACTGCATAGTGCATTAGGATGTATGCTATGACTAAGATAGTCCTCGTTCGAGCTTGACTGCTGAGTACGACGGTCTGATCGCTTTTCATGTGACGGACTTCACTATGTTGACATCGTTACTCTCACAGCTACCTTTTTAGCTGTTAAAAGGCATTCCCGGTTAGTCTCGACCCATTACTCAACAGAAATAGAGAAGAGAAAAGCATCAGGTTCATATATTATCCATATATGGTCCACTGGTCATAGCTTTACTAGCGCGAAATATCCTTGTTGAAATATTATCTAAACAGTATCTTACACCAAATATATACGCATCTGCATATCCTAGTCCCAAATTTACTACCAGAGAGCAGCCCTGATAGAGTATCGTTAAGATTCTAAACCATTCACCATATAGAAGAGTACTAACCACGTGACTACAATCCGCATTGAcgtagtatataaaattatacttaacgAAAAGCAGTCGAATAACCAGAGTGTACGACAGATAGATTTGATGCGGTTATAGATCATTTGATTATCAGGGTGTGTCCTGATCAATTATCAAGAAGCAACGTTCAATACGAATGACaagaatatcttaaatattggCTTTTGGAGGATAACAAGCGATTTATACGAAaagaaatgatatttaatttgccATTACCTTGTCATCCTTATCCCGATTCTGAAGTTGTTATCACATAGCATCAAAAACTTTGTCCTTATTAACCACTTCATGActaatcacaataatttcaatatattttattttatttcattttatatagtacATTACAACAATGCTCTACTACAGAGAAATTAGCCGACTGGTTGCTGGATTGATTGGTTGACAGCTTGACTGGTCGGATCAATGATAgcatcttaattaattttgattgacCTCTTATCGTCTTTAATACCCCGCTGACAACGAACTCAATCGAGCGCAGGTTAAGTTATCAGGAGATATaggtgataaaatatttccttacaatttatatgtacgagtataatagaatttaataactattgttttcgtatatgtaatattactgttgttttttttttattaatatttcatttgtgtGCTCAACAATTTGGTGATGGTGATTTCATTCCAACTATGTTTATCACtgcaaaattataacttatttacacttatttaaaagatattgccggtaaaaatatactttgtttTGAATCGAATACGCgagtaaaaagaaatttactttataatttcttagtATAGAGACACTATAAATGCTATAATagcatataattatatctttttttacgACTGCATCATGCATGTAAGAGAGATGGCATAAAATCCACAATGATTCATGGTCAAGTTGGTTAGTTTATACGAGAGATGGCAACGTACGAGTGCCGAAATCTTAGGATTAGTACTCACTCACCGAAGTAATTAACAAACAGCCGCCGCTGATCGCTTACTGTTGCTAATACTTAGAATTGATGTCGTGTTACaagttaaaaaacaaataatatgtatagtcACGATatgctattttttaaatgattaacgcaattttaaattcaaattatagaACTAAGATCGACAAATTCATTGTGCATAATTTTTAAGGCCACTCGAAATTACCTCAACCTTAGACTCTGACTAGTCACCAGATAGAGATTTTGTGGTGTGTTAGCGTa
Protein-coding regions in this window:
- the LOC133320879 gene encoding piggyBac transposable element-derived protein 2-like, whose amino-acid sequence is MASKQQSVGGTRNLQLTRAHKILALVPAQNACSDDSSTSDEEANAYIPPSPDTSDPPSIASSLEALSPLEVFRHNVSLEENLYNLHQTQIETVLDYFYFFFSPDLITDIVYNTNLYAVEQLGRSIQLTEDEIKSFLAIQIMMGIVQMPAYTDYWARKTRYPLIADLMPLKKYQQIRRYIHFVDNTLQDSDRYFKIRPLMEKIRKNFLKIEEEGKYSIDEMMIPYKGRKAGKRKQYIKMKPKKWGFKNFVRAGVSGIIYDFILYGGDDTFRGLTFSEKEATIGLGGMVVLALCQTIKKKPAIVYADNFFMSPELTYILREEYGILSLGTIRTNRLRGCQELLPTDKQLKKKKRGSSAQVVCNKNKLAVVKWNDNKVVTLISTYIDSYPLETIKRYDKDEKKKVDVECPQVVKHYNKHMGGVDLADMLISLYRTPFKSHRWYLGIFSQLVDMCINNAWLLHRRDGKKTSLKDFRFELFDGLSKSNRIGTNQNVTDDIGENLKIHKPVSVRPTDSVRFDNTGHLPEAGNETMRCKYCKSGRTSVYCIKCNVHLCFVVGKIKRNCFRNFHLK